In one window of Trachemys scripta elegans isolate TJP31775 chromosome 5, CAS_Tse_1.0, whole genome shotgun sequence DNA:
- the TMEM33 gene encoding transmembrane protein 33, protein MADTAQNGPMPGGAGGGAVQFLMTNKLDTAMWLSRLFTVYCSALFVLPLLGLHEAASFYQRALLANALTSALRLHQRLPHFQLSRAFLAQALLEDSCHYLLYSLIFVNSYPVTMSIFPVLLFSLLHAATYTKKVIDARGLNSLPFLRSLLEKLNANQQNILKFIACNEIFLMPATVFMLLSGQGSLLQPFIYYRFLTLRYSSRRNPYCRTLFTELRIVVEHLIMKPSCPLFVRRLCLNSISFISRLAPTVA, encoded by the exons ATGGCGGATACAGCGCAGAACGGGCCCATGCCGGGTGGCGCCGGCGGCGGAGCGGTG CAATTTCTGATGACTAACAAGTTGGACACCGCAATGTGGCTTTCCCGTTTGTTCACAGTCTACTGTTCAGCTTTATTTGTTCTGCCCCTTCTAGG GTTGCATGAAGCAGCTAGCTTTTATCAACGTGCCTTGCTAGCAAATGCGCTTACCAGTGCTCTTCGACTACACCAAAGGTTACCACATTTTCAGCTAAGCAGGGCATTCCTGGCTCAGGCTTTGTTGGAGGACAGCTGCCACTACCTTTTGTATTCTCTCATCTTCGTTAATTCTTATCCTGTTACAA TGAGTATTTTCCCAGTTCTGCTGTTCTCATTGCTTCATGCTGCCACATATACAAAGAAGGTTATTGAT GCAAGAGGTTTGAATAGTCTGCCTTTCCTGAGAAGTCTTTTAGAGAAACTAAATGCTAATCaacaaaatattctaaaattCATTGCTTGCAATGAAATTTTCCTGATGCCAGCTACAGTTTTTATGCTTCTTAG tgGCCAGGGAAGTTTGCTTCAGCCTTTCATTTACTATAGATTTCTTACATTGCGTTATTCCTCCCGTAGAAATCCATATTGCCG gaCTCTTTTCACAGAGCTGAGGATTGTTGTTGAACACCTAATAATGAAGCCTTCATGCCCTCTTTTTGTAAGAAGACTGTGCCTCAATAGCATTTCCTTTATAAGCAGACTAGCACCAACAGTTGCATAA